Sequence from the Torulaspora delbrueckii CBS 1146 chromosome 5, complete genome genome:
GACTCCTGGTGAACTTGTGAGTGAGGATCCTGCATGGATGAGAGGCCATGGAACGTACTTTTTGGATAATATGACCTACTCTTCAGTTGCTGGGACTGTATCGAAAGTTAATAGATTGCTGTCTGTTTTACCTTTGAAAGGTCGTTATTCACCAGAAACTGGTGATCATATTGTTGGGAGAATTGCAGAGGTTGGCAATAAGAGGTGGAGAGTCGATATCGGTGGGAAACAACATGCTGTGCTAATGCTGGGATCTGTTAATCTGCCGGGTGGTATTCTGAGGAGGAAATCAGAGAGTGACGAATTACAGATGAGAAGTTTTCTAAAAGAAGGTGATTTACTGAATGCGGAGGTTCAATCGTTATTCCAGGATGGAAGCGCATCTTTGCATACAAGATCTCTAAAGTACGGAAAATTAAGAGATGGTGTCTTTTGCCAAGTGCCCAGTTCTCTTATAGTAAGATCGAAAAATCATACGCACAACTTACCAGGTAATGTCACAGTGGTTCTTGGGGTAAATGGTTATATATGGTTGAgaaaaacttcaaagatggattCTGCTAGAGATGCACCTTCGGGCGCTAGTATGGGCTCAACGGGCGGTCCTACGGGAGCCAAGTCGTTGAAGGCTGATAGTGTTTCCATAACAAGGCTAGAAGAAGAGTCGTCGTGGCAGATATATGTGGACGAAAACGATCCGACGATAACGAATAGTGTAAGACAAACAATTGCTCGTTACGCGAACGTTATAAAGGCTCTAGCGTATTGCGAAATTGGTATCACGCAAGAGAGAATTGTGAGTGCTTATGAGGCAAGTATGTCATATTCGAACAGTGGTAGTCTAATTGAGAAGGAGGCAATGGAGAGTTTAGGTGACGATGTACTAAACGCAGAAAAGATGAGGGGATCACCGCTTTAATCATATTTACAGTCAATCAGTGTACTATATACAattcaatcaatttttcttACCTTCCTTTGATTCGTCGAGAGACTCAAGCTTATTTCTGATACTAGAGCGGAAGTATTTCTCGAAGAATCCCACTtcagttttcttcttggtagcacctttcttcttggccacTATGCACCAGGTAGTACCAAAATGAGTTCTACTTTCATCCACAATTTCCAATCCGGAATCATCGAGAATCTCCCCGATATCCAAGTTCCATCTACAACCCCAGGTCTTAAGACGTTTTTCAGCCCTATCGTCCAGTATCTTGTTAACAAAATCGTACGTACCTCTTCCATGCTCCAAGAGAACTATTCTTCCCTCAGGTCTCAGCAATGAggaaaaattcttcaaggatttgacGGGATCTTCGTGTGAACATAAGCCAAAGGCCTCGACGATTGTGTCATACTTGATCTTTGTCGAGCCCTTTGTGACAGTCCcaatatcatcattagCTCCTTCGAGTTTTGCAACCGAtgaatcaatctctttgcCCTTGGCCAGCTCTACAAGGTTCTCAGCCTTGCCCACAACGAAAGCTGCTTTAGAGAAGTTTGGGAAGGTTTCCTTAAATTTTTTGTATGTGATTTCCATCATTTTCTCTGACGAATCTAGGAATGTTATCGAATTGACACGATGAGGATCCAAGTACTTAAGATTCCTACCCGTTCCGCATGCAACCTCCAAAACATCTCCCTCACAATGATTCATCAACCATTTACGCCTTCTACCCATCAAAAtggctctttcttcgaagtTGACACCTTCATCATACTCTTCTGCTTTTCCTTCATAAAATGGGGTAGTGTCTCTTGCGggcaaaatcttttcattagTTCTATTTTGATCATTATTCTCCAAAGTAACATTGTCCAAATCCTTGACACCATTTTCTATCATATTTCTATAGGTAGCTAGCTTCAATTCATCCCGTCTTCTTAATTTCCCTCTTAATTCTTTGATCCTCAAGGTCTCATACTCATTTATCTTGCCCTCTTTCTCCCTCTCGGTAAGTTTCTCTAACTCTTTATCCTTGGCATacagtttcttcatgaaaTACAAACCATAGCCCAGAAATACGATGTAGGCTGCAATCAAGTACTTTGTCATACCTTTACTAAATTTCTCTGATCTTGCAATAGCACCCCATCTTACAAATCTGTTGGGAGATCTtaattgttcttcaaacttttctcTAGCAATCTCCTTCTCAGTTTTTGGACGATGTACCCTCGTCGTGGGCTTTGGGATGTATGTCTTGATATGACTCTGGTGCCTAACTCCAAATAGAGGTAGCGCCGGGTGAATAGGACGACATCGGCTCTTTGCCACAGCTCTTAGACTACAGCATAGCATCCTTGACACTATTTATGGCCTGAAAGAGGTCTATTTTCCTGTTCTCtcatttttctttctctagTTGacaaaattcttgaactcaTAATCAATTCAGCTTGGAATATTTGAcgagttgaaaaattgggtTTACTTAAAGCAAATCCTCTATACCCTATCACTTGTTCTATGTAATCATGATCTATTTACATTGCTCTTTTATTTAATCACTAGTTCTTTCGAGCTTCTTACCGCTAGCAAAAGTGGCTGCTACGACGAGAGGGAAGACGATAGTAGCGTCGGCGTAAACTTTGACAGATTTGGCTTCAGCCTTGATTTTACCCCAAGAAACAGCTTCGTCAGGTCTTGCACCTGCATCGGACCCATCGAACTCTTGGCCGGTGTTGATGTAAACGGCATAGTCGGCACCGTTTCTCATCAGACAGGCGTTTGCGATGTGATGCTTAATCAACCCACCTCCAAGAATAATCATACCGGCCCTGGATGCCTCCATGGAGATCGAGTTGATCTTACGGATGTCAGCTACGATATCAACCCTCAATTGCTTTGGAGAAGCTTTAAACGTGTGGAAGAAAAGCATATCTCCAATAGACCCGTCCGTTATCGATGGACAGAAAACTGGAATTTTGTTTTTGTGAGCCCAGTACAGCACTGAAGACTCATCGTTGATCTCTTTACCTAAACGGTCGATCATTTTGGATGGGGTCCAAATTGGAGAGTTGACGTCCTGGTTAGCTTCTAAGCAGTCCGCGCCGTTCTTAGCAACGTACTCATCCTGCTCTTCCAACATTTTATCTAGGATAGGGACGATCCACTCTTCGAATTTACAGTAGTTATCATTTGGCACCAAAAGGTTACCAATACGGTTAAGACCCTGGTCACGCAATGATGCACCTTTCAAGGAGAACTTACCTAAATAAGTTGGTGCTAAGCATTTGATaagatcttcttcgacACCACCGGCACTGGCAACAACGGCATCGACCATCTTATTCTTAACCAAATAAGCCAAAGTCTCACGTAGACCGGAACTGATCAAATTAGAAGTGTAACCCATAAAAATTGTAGTCTTTTGGTaaccttcatcatcaaatgagcccttcttttcatgatcttctaattcatcaatatgTCTTCCTCTCCAAGATCTCATGTTGTTAATGATTTCACAAGCTTGGCCCAATGAACTGGCTTGGAATCCCATTGTCTTCATGgcttcaatcaaatcacTGGCCTTCATATCGGTAGATTCAGGCTTTGAATAATCGATACCGTGAATTTTAACGAAATCATCTGGAACTGGTACcgattctttcaacacaGCATCTGCCAACAGATCTGGTAACTTTTCATTAGCCTTGGACATTGTAATTACTGGACGAATACTCTAAACCTCTTGGGTATAACAATAATTGTAATCGATGAGAGTTTCGAGGATTTACTATGTGGAAATTTTTTCCAAATAGTGTGTATAGAATAAAAAGCAGCCTAACTGCGATAAATAACAGCCAACTACTCAGTCCACACTGCTTCATGAAAGTAGTTGCCAAGGGAAATGCTAATATTGTTATAGATTATGGCAATCCCAATTGGTTGTACCGGTGCTGTGTGCGTTACGAGAATTCGCTGAAGTGCAATAATGATTATAGCTTGGAAAATTATCAGTACATCAAGAGCACGGTGGAGCCTTTACTCAAGGGGACGTTGTGTGATATGGAGTTGAAAACCATAAGCCTAGAACTCTTGAAGCCTGTTATCAGCGAATATATTGCCCAGATGGACGATACAAAAGTTCTGGTCATCAAAATGCCCAATCTTAAATCTAAAGATCTTGATAAGCAGATCTATGCCGATCATTATACAAAAATCTACGCTTCAAATGACTCAAGATGTGTTTTATGGGAATTCAAACCCAAATGGCTTCATAGTGTCACAGATTATTGTCGAAATTGTACTCATAGTACCATGAAGGGACGTGAAATGCGCTATTGCTATGCTTTGCTCCATCGGGATCACCAACATCTTGACAAAGTACTGGCAGCTGTAACTTCAATCCCATTACAGTGTGGAAAGGAACTGTTTCGTTACTTTCGTGATGATAAAAACGTTCTGGCAACCCTCTATGAAGCTCAGATGAATCTCAGCCATCGAAAActggaagagattgaatcTGTTACCGATGTGGATGAGGAATTACTGCTAGCGATGACATTGAAAGACGTAACATGCTTCATAGAGTGGCGGTCTGACACAGATCGTTTGCGTGTAAATGTGGTGGACGCTGACTTGAAGCCAAAAGAGAAATTCCAGCACTGGTTGAAGACGCACCATCAACTAGAGGCACAAGAAATTAAGCACTATCATTAGCATATCATATctgctttcaaaaaaacaaTATCGCGGTTCTCGGAATCTCTCATCCACACCTGGTAGTTCTTACTCGAACTACGCACGAGAATCTCGACCCTGGTATTTGGGTAAATATAGTTGTAATTTCTGTATCTGACCTGCGAAACGGGAGATTGAATGTAGTTCTGGGCATATCTTAGCAACACTTGCAGAGCAAATGGACCTTGAACGATGATGTTCTTATAGCCCTCCTTCTCACAGGAATAGGTGCGATCCCAATGAATTCTATGTGGATTTAGAGACAACTGTCCATAGATGACAATATCCATTTTTTGGAAGGTAAACGATCCAATAGATATACTTTCACTGGAATCTATCGATATTGAAGTACTTTCTCTCGCTAAAGAATTTGTATAGGCTAACGTTCTTGTCTCTCGCAGTAACATTTGCTTGTCATCTCCAGAAATCAGACGTTCGATGCACACATAATGGTCTCCTCTAActtttttgatgaactgtAATTTCTCTTGGCATTTATATTCTCGATTGAACTCTAATGGTCCAGCAACATCAATTGTGCCTTGAGCCCAAACTCGTCTTGAATATTTCAGGTTTGCATCCTTTAAAATCATACCAGGTGACTGGTCATCATAATACCCATCGGTGCCCAATTGCTTGGACACAGGATTAAAATAGAGTAAATGTTCACCAATACTTAGAGACTTTGGTGTACTTATATGAGGAATTCTTCCTCCTATCAAATTGCCGTATCGTTCCAAATGGTAAGgattcaaaagatcctTGATAATCCGTTGCATTGGTGgcccattgaagaagtaaTTGGTACTCGCGAACTTTCAAGacatctcatcgcatacAAAATATCTCTTAAATCAGAAAGGGTGCGCAAATCTGGTCGAAACAAAACTTATAACATGGATACGAATGTTTCTAGAGCCTCAATTAAACCCTGCAAGTGTCATAACCCATTTTCATCACTTCTCAGATTGTGATTGAGAGCTAAATGACAAGAATTGGCTGTCAGGCTCCTCAACAGAGGCCATTTCGCAATAACAAGACTTGCAAAAGAGCCAAGGCAACTAAGAAGCTCTCAGCAACTAATTCAGAGGCCTAACTTCTTATATTGGGCTAGTCACATGATATTATCTGTCAGCCTCTCACTGTTCCTCATCAGTTCAAGAAGCTCATTGATCTTATCAAGACAGTCTTGATACCTATAAGATAAAAGTTATATTGGCTCACTCCCGTATATATCTCCTCGAGGGTACTGAGTACTTTCATTTGGGTGATTCAGCAGTTTTAAGATGGTGGGAGATACCAGTTTTGTCAACAGTTTCGCTGTGTGGCAGCCTGATGAAGATATGCAAAACTGCTTAAACTGTCACACTCAGTTCTCCTTTTTGGTCAGAAAACATCATTGTAGGTGCTGTGGAGGTATATTCTGTGGAACCTGTTCTGAAAAGTTGGCTAGATATGATGGGAAGCGAGTGAGAGTAGTTAAGAGGTctgaaaatgatgaagaatatccACCTTACAGAACTTGTGATTCATGTTACGATAATTTACTGCATTTAAAGCTACTTCTCTCACCATGGGGGAAACGCTTGGAATTGAGAGACGGATCGGCCATGTTTGGGCAGCGTGGGGCTTCAAATGCTCAGGATGAAAGTTCACCCGCTACTTCAGTTGAACCTAACGATGTGATTAAACAAGCTAATGAGACTGAGAGAACACAGGAGGTTCCTCAAAGTCGTAGCAGCAGCGTACGACGTACCAAagttgatgatgatccTGGTTGTCCAATCTGTAACTTCGATCTCACTAAACTAAGCACCGATAAACAGGCTCAGGATCATGTAGAGGAATGCCTTCGAAAAGCATCTGAAATACAGCAACACCATAGTTCGGCGAACGATACTTTGAGTCCCACTTCCCACAATCGAATGTTGGTTTACAAAGTGGCCCCCAGAGACGACGGACAGTACACTGAATGCCCTATTTGCTTCGAAGATATGATGCCCAGCGAGAAAGTGGGTAGATTGGAATGCTTATGTATTTTCCATTACAAATGCATTAAGAGTTGGTTCAATAAGAAAGctcagaagatgaagtcCAAGGATGCTCAATACATTGGTAAGAATTTCTGTCCACTACATGATGCTGTATTTTAATGATAAGTTACGCTCCCCCATCAGCATATGCAATGATTTATAACTGTAATATTAGCTCTTGACTTTTGTTTAATCAATATAGTGTGAAATATTTGCTACTAGTTTACACGTTTTTTCAATAACTATTCTTCTACTTCACTGAACAAGTCACTATCTAAATCCTCAGGAACGTCATTGTAATGCTCATTATCGCTTCCGCTTCcactttcttcaccttcgCTCATGGAGACATCTGCATTCTCACCTTCCTCACCGTTCGCCACCAGTTGTTCTCTGGCCTTTCTCCTTTCCAGCTTCCTTTGCTTCTTTGCTTCCTTAACGGCTTTCTTTTGAGCTATATTTGCCTCCTGttccttctttctttgttcctTGATTCTCATCTTCTCCATGTGTCTCTTCTCAAGTGCTTTAATCTCAGCACTGGTCTTTTGAACAAACTCATGATGTAGGACTCTTCCAGAGCAGATACCTTCCTCTATCTTGACTAGCTTCAACTCGAGTCTTGGACCTAGCTCCGTTAGCTTGACGGCCTTCTTACGAGGTGCCGTTATAGGTTCATTTGGTTGAGTTGGTAACGCGGATCCTTCatcttgctctttcttgactGTAGGTGGTTTACTTGTCTTGATATCCTTTGTGTCTACCACTTTCACTATCGATTCATCTTCTATCTCAGATTCAGAAGTATATGCTCCAACATCATGATCCAAAATCAGGGAAGAGATGTCCTCTTTTCTATGCAAATTCGGCACTGCTTTATTCAAGTTTTGCTTTGCCTTATAGAGACgcttcaagttctttgaaatctccACTTCTCTaatatcgatgaaataATGACGCATCGAAATCTCACCAGTCTCTTGGTCCTTGTTGATCATAAAGACACGCTTGATAGTGTTAAGTTGAGTTCTTGCTGGGTTCAATGGTGGGAAAATGTTTTGAAACATTGAGATCACAACTTTCTCCACATTGGCTTCGTCATTACTTTCATCAGtgtccttcttcttattttTCATCGCGTTGAACCCATTAAGTACCAATAAAGGTGGACTTAGCAAATCTTCTTTATTGAGAGACTTAggtcttttcaaataattcttgatatctttatCCAACGAGTAATTCTCCACTTGAAATGTAATAGTAGGGCCCTGAGGTGTTCTAgcaattttcaaagagacaTTACCGGTCTTTTCCGACTGTgtaaagatgaaaagatgggAAACACCCAACGGACCACACATAACCACAAagtccttcaatttgtttgaCTTCCTCTCCTTTAATTTCAATGCCGTATGAGGCTGCATGATCTGACGAAAGTCCTTAACCAATTGGTTCAACGAGTGGTTTGACAACGAAGTCTGCCCCACCCGTATCACCATGGATTTTGGaatctgcttcaaatcctcTGAAGTCTGCTGCACATGCgtcctcttctttgttcttctccTAGCCATTACAATTCCTACTCAAATACTCTAACAGAGGCTGGCAAACTCACTCAAGTCGCCTTTAAGTGCCAATGTTTGCtgatcttttgaattgttcctgcgatgagatgcgattTCCtgcaaaatttttcatcgaCGcattctgaaaaatttgcaaagtaaaaaagcgatgagatgagatgagatgaggTAAGAAGGAGGTATAATCAAGCATTTGCGAGCCGATTCAAGCTACCTTATCAACTATTGGTACTCAATCAAAGCTTTTGAATATGTCAGAAAAAAGCAGGACAAAAAATGGTGCAGTAGTGAAAAAGAACAAGCCCGCTAACAGTAAGGAAGTGTCATCACTGGCAGCTAAGATTAGAGCTAAGGCCCTCGAGAATCAGAAAAAACTGCAAGCTCAGGATGAGATATCTAGTTCTGACagtgaagaggaagaagttgaaccTAAGAAGGAAACTCCTAGGACTGAGGAAGTAGAACAGGATGATTCAACTgaaaagactttggaaTCCTTCTCAGGCCTGAACATTGTTCCAGAACTACTCCAAGCATGTaaaaatttgaattttACCAAACCTACACCAATCCAGGCCAAAGCGATACCTCCGGCTTTGGAAGGTAAGGATATTATAGGTCTTGCGCAGACTGGTTCAGGAAAGACCGCAGCATTTGCTCTACCGATTTTGAACAGATTGTGGCACGACCAGTCGCCTTACTATGCATGTATTTTGTCACCAACGAGAGAATTGGCTCAGCAGATTAAGGAGACTTTTGACTCTTTGGGAACGATTATGGGAGCACGTACAACTTGTATCGTCGGTGGTATGAATATGATGGATCAGGCAAGAGACCTGATGCGTAAACCGCACATTATTATTGCCACTCCAGGTAGACTTATGGATCATTTAGAGAACACTAAGGGATTTTCACTGCGTAAACTGAAGTTTCTGGTGATGGATGAAGCCGACAGGTTGCTAGATATGGAGTTTGGGCCTGTTTTAGACAGaatattgaagattatTCCTACACAGGGCAGAACCACATATTTATTTTCTGCCACTATGACGTCCAAGATTGATAAGCTTCAAAGGGCTAGTTTGACTGATCCGGTGAAATGTGCTGTCTCCAACAAGTACCAAACTGTAGACACTTTAGTCCAAACCTTAATGGTGGTTCCTGGTGGGTTAAAGAAcacatttttgatttaTCTACTGAATGAGTTCATTGGTAAGACGACTATTATCTTCACAAGAACAAAGGCTAACGCCGAAAGAATATCGGGACTGTGTAATCTTTTAGAGTTCAATGCCACAGCTCTGCACGGTGACCTGAatcaaaaccaaagaactGGTGCCTTGGATTTGTTTAAGGCTGGTAGAAGATCTATCCTTGTGGCCACTGATGTTGCTGCCAGAGGTCTGGATATCCCATCCGTGGATATAGTTATCAATTATGATATTCCGGTGGACTCGAAGTCTTACATTCATCGTGTCGGTAGAACAGCTAGAGCGGGAAGATCTGGTAAGTCCATTTCATTGGTTTCACAGTACGATTTGGAATTAATATTGcgtattgaagaagttttggGTAAGAAACTGCCAAAGGAAAATGTGGACAGAGATCTCGTCATGTCATTGAGGAACTCTGTCGATAAGGCCAACGGTGAAGTCATTATGGAGTTAAACAGGAGAAACAAGGAGAAGATTGCAAGGAGTGGTGGAAGACGTTCTCGAATGGCCGCTAGAATGGACATGGATAGAGAGGAACGTTAAAAGATGATAGATGCTAATATTATGTACGAATAAATGTCAAATAATGATCGCAGATGCAACCTTCGTCATTGGGTCTTTGCCTGAGAATCGTTATATTTTCCGATTGCTCGATCGATAGAAATCATCACTGGTTTTAGGTAGGATCGACATATGCTTGACATGGTCTCACCATCACCCTTCTGAACATCATCCAGT
This genomic interval carries:
- the RRP4 gene encoding exosome non-catalytic core subunit RRP4 (similar to Saccharomyces cerevisiae RRP4 (YHR069C); ancestral locus Anc_5.345), producing the protein MSEVITVSTRRGGFQQFDSIADEFEEDEDVDMSDVDEGESGGEKSGLQIVTPGELVSEDPAWMRGHGTYFLDNMTYSSVAGTVSKVNRLLSVLPLKGRYSPETGDHIVGRIAEVGNKRWRVDIGGKQHAVLMLGSVNLPGGILRRKSESDELQMRSFLKEGDLLNAEVQSLFQDGSASLHTRSLKYGKLRDGVFCQVPSSLIVRSKNHTHNLPGNVTVVLGVNGYIWLRKTSKMDSARDAPSGASMGSTGGPTGAKSLKADSVSITRLEEESSWQIYVDENDPTITNSVRQTIARYANVIKALAYCEIGITQERIVSAYEASMSYSNSGSLIEKEAMESLGDDVLNAEKMRGSPL
- the OMS1 gene encoding putative RNA methyltransferase (similar to Saccharomyces cerevisiae OMS1 (YDR316W); ancestral locus Anc_5.344), coding for MLCCSLRAVAKSRCRPIHPALPLFGVRHQSHIKTYIPKPTTRVHRPKTEKEIAREKFEEQLRSPNRFVRWGAIARSEKFSKGMTKYLIAAYIVFLGYGLYFMKKLYAKDKELEKLTEREKEGKINEYETLRIKELRGKLRRRDELKLATYRNMIENGVKDLDNVTLENNDQNRTNEKILPARDTTPFYEGKAEEYDEGVNFEERAILMGRRRKWLMNHCEGDVLEVACGTGRNLKYLDPHRVNSITFLDSSEKMMEITYKKFKETFPNFSKAAFVVGKAENLVELAKGKEIDSSVAKLEGANDDIGTVTKGSTKIKYDTIVEAFGLCSHEDPVKSLKNFSSLLRPEGRIVLLEHGRGTYDFVNKILDDRAEKRLKTWGCRWNLDIGEILDDSGLEIVDESRTHFGTTWCIVAKKKGATKKKTEVGFFEKYFRSSIRNKLESLDESKEGKKN
- the DYS1 gene encoding deoxyhypusine synthase (similar to Saccharomyces cerevisiae DYS1 (YHR068W); ancestral locus Anc_5.343); its protein translation is MSKANEKLPDLLADAVLKESVPVPDDFVKIHGIDYSKPESTDMKASDLIEAMKTMGFQASSLGQACEIINNMRSWRGRHIDELEDHEKKGSFDDEGYQKTTIFMGYTSNLISSGLRETLAYLVKNKMVDAVVASAGGVEEDLIKCLAPTYLGKFSLKGASLRDQGLNRIGNLLVPNDNYCKFEEWIVPILDKMLEEQDEYVAKNGADCLEANQDVNSPIWTPSKMIDRLGKEINDESSVLYWAHKNKIPVFCPSITDGSIGDMLFFHTFKASPKQLRVDIVADIRKINSISMEASRAGMIILGGGLIKHHIANACLMRNGADYAVYINTGQEFDGSDAGARPDEAVSWGKIKAEAKSVKVYADATIVFPLVVAATFASGKKLERTSD
- the IPK1 gene encoding inositol pentakisphosphate 2-kinase (similar to Saccharomyces cerevisiae IPK1 (YDR315C); ancestral locus Anc_5.342), with product MWKFFPNSVYRIKSSLTAINNSQLLSPHCFMKVVAKGNANIVIDYGNPNWLYRCCVRYENSLKCNNDYSLENYQYIKSTVEPLLKGTLCDMELKTISLELLKPVISEYIAQMDDTKVLVIKMPNLKSKDLDKQIYADHYTKIYASNDSRCVLWEFKPKWLHSVTDYCRNCTHSTMKGREMRYCYALLHRDHQHLDKVLAAVTSIPLQCGKELFRYFRDDKNVLATLYEAQMNLSHRKLEEIESVTDVDEELLLAMTLKDVTCFIEWRSDTDRLRVNVVDADLKPKEKFQHWLKTHHQLEAQEIKHYH
- the HTD2 gene encoding hydroxyacyl-thioester dehydratase HTD2 (similar to Saccharomyces cerevisiae HTD2 (YHR067W); ancestral locus Anc_5.341), which encodes MQRIIKDLLNPYHLERYGNLIGGRIPHISTPKSLSIGEHLLYFNPVSKQLGTDGYYDDQSPGMILKDANLKYSRRVWAQGTIDVAGPLEFNREYKCQEKLQFIKKVRGDHYVCIERLISGDDKQMLLRETRTLAYTNSLARESTSISIDSSESISIGSFTFQKMDIVIYGQLSLNPHRIHWDRTYSCEKEGYKNIIVQGPFALQVLLRYAQNYIQSPVSQVRYRNYNYIYPNTRVEILVRSSSKNYQVWMRDSENRDIVFLKADMIC
- the PIB1 gene encoding phosphatidylinositol-3-phosphate-binding ubiquitin-protein ligase (similar to Saccharomyces cerevisiae PIB1 (YDR313C); ancestral locus Anc_5.339); this encodes MVGDTSFVNSFAVWQPDEDMQNCLNCHTQFSFLVRKHHCRCCGGIFCGTCSEKLARYDGKRVRVVKRSENDEEYPPYRTCDSCYDNLLHLKLLLSPWGKRLELRDGSAMFGQRGASNAQDESSPATSVEPNDVIKQANETERTQEVPQSRSSSVRRTKVDDDPGCPICNFDLTKLSTDKQAQDHVEECLRKASEIQQHHSSANDTLSPTSHNRMLVYKVAPRDDGQYTECPICFEDMMPSEKVGRLECLCIFHYKCIKSWFNKKAQKMKSKDAQYIGKNFCPLHDAVF
- the SSF1 gene encoding rRNA-binding ribosome biosynthesis protein (similar to Saccharomyces cerevisiae SSF2 (YDR312W) and SSF1 (YHR066W); ancestral locus Anc_5.338); the encoded protein is MARRRTKKRTHVQQTSEDLKQIPKSMVIRVGQTSLSNHSLNQLVKDFRQIMQPHTALKLKERKSNKLKDFVVMCGPLGVSHLFIFTQSEKTGNVSLKIARTPQGPTITFQVENYSLDKDIKNYLKRPKSLNKEDLLSPPLLVLNGFNAMKNKKKDTDESNDEANVEKVVISMFQNIFPPLNPARTQLNTIKRVFMINKDQETGEISMRHYFIDIREVEISKNLKRLYKAKQNLNKAVPNLHRKEDISSLILDHDVGAYTSESEIEDESIVKVVDTKDIKTSKPPTVKKEQDEGSALPTQPNEPITAPRKKAVKLTELGPRLELKLVKIEEGICSGRVLHHEFVQKTSAEIKALEKRHMEKMRIKEQRKKEQEANIAQKKAVKEAKKQRKLERRKAREQLVANGEEGENADVSMSEGEESGSGSDNEHYNDVPEDLDSDLFSEVEE
- the RRP3 gene encoding RNA-dependent ATPase RRP3 (similar to Saccharomyces cerevisiae RRP3 (YHR065C); ancestral locus Anc_5.337); the encoded protein is MSEKSRTKNGAVVKKNKPANSKEVSSLAAKIRAKALENQKKLQAQDEISSSDSEEEEVEPKKETPRTEEVEQDDSTEKTLESFSGLNIVPELLQACKNLNFTKPTPIQAKAIPPALEGKDIIGLAQTGSGKTAAFALPILNRLWHDQSPYYACILSPTRELAQQIKETFDSLGTIMGARTTCIVGGMNMMDQARDLMRKPHIIIATPGRLMDHLENTKGFSLRKLKFLVMDEADRLLDMEFGPVLDRILKIIPTQGRTTYLFSATMTSKIDKLQRASLTDPVKCAVSNKYQTVDTLVQTLMVVPGGLKNTFLIYLLNEFIGKTTIIFTRTKANAERISGLCNLLEFNATALHGDLNQNQRTGALDLFKAGRRSILVATDVAARGLDIPSVDIVINYDIPVDSKSYIHRVGRTARAGRSGKSISLVSQYDLELILRIEEVLGKKLPKENVDRDLVMSLRNSVDKANGEVIMELNRRNKEKIARSGGRRSRMAARMDMDREER